The window agacagacagacagacagagagacagagagagagagagacagagagacagacagacagagagagagagacagagagagagacagagagagagacagacagacagacagagagagacagagagagacagacagacagacagacagagagacagagagacagacagagagacagacagacagagagagagagagagagagacagagagacagacagacagagagacagacagacagagagacagagagacagacagacagagagagagagagagacacagagagacagacagacagacagacagagagagagacagagagacagacagacagagagacagagagagagagagacagacagacagacagagagacagagagacagacagacagagagagagagagacagagagacagacagacagagagacagacagacagagagagagacagagagacagacagacagacagacagagagacagagagacagacagacagagagacagagagagagagagacagagagacagagagacagagagacagagagacagacagacagacagacagacagagagacagagagacagacagacagagagagagagagagacagagagacagacagacagacagacagagagagagagacagacagacagacagacagacagagagacagagagacagagagacagagagacagacagacagagagagacagagagacagagagagagacagacagacagacagacagagagagacagacagacagacagacagacagacagacagacagagagagagagacagacagacagagagacagagagacagagagacagacagacagagagagacagagagacagagagagagacagacagacagacagacagacagagacagacagacagacagacagacagacagacagacagacagacagacagacagacagagagacagacagacagagagagacagagagacagagagagagacagacagacagacagacagagagagacagacagacagacagacagacagagagacagagagacagagagagagagagagacagacagacagacagacagacagacagacagacagacagacagacagacagagagacagagagacagagagacagagagacagacagagagagagacagacagaaagagagagacagagagacaaacagacagacagacagacagacagacagagagacagagagacagacagagagacaaacagacagacagacagagagacagacagacagacagacagagagacagagagacagacagagagacaaacagacagacagagagagagacagacagacagacagacagacagacagagagacagacagagagagagacacacagagagacagacagagagacagacagagagacagacagacagagagacagagagacagacagagagacaaacagacagacagacagagagacagacagagagacagagagacagagagacagacagagagacagagagacagacagagagacagacagacagacagacagagagacagacagacagagagacagacagacagacagacagacagacagacagacagacagacagacagacagacagacagagagacagagagacagacccgACTGAAATATATGAATGTAACTGCTGCAGGCGTCTCAGCAGAGTCTCAGCTGACTGTTCAGATTAAACaaccatctctgtctctgtctctgtctctgtctctcatgaTGTCATCCTTCCTGTCAGGTGACGGCTGAGGAAGTGACCCTCAGAGACACTCTACATATATAACTTGAGTTTAATGACCTCagagcagctctctctctctctgctgaaaCTCTTAGTGTGAAAGTCCTGGGACAGGAAGTCACTGTccagagacacacaacacaaactgtTGTCTCACCTGGGACGTCCTGGGACAGGAAGGCTGAGTGTCTGGACACGAAGAGCTTCAGCTGCTGATCCAGAACACCAACATCCAGATGTACCGGCCAGCAGCGCACAcctggagcacacacacacgcacagagttattattattattattattaataataaaaacaatgatgGTACTGTATGTACGTATAAAGAACGTTCAATAGGCGCTCTATGAAAAGGTCACGATCCACGGCGCCAAACTCCACCGCTTCAGACTCCACCGCCTCAGACTCCAACGCGTCAGACTCCAACGCGCCAGACTCCACCGCCTCAGACTCCAACGCGTCAGACTCCACCGCTTCAGACTACACCGCCTCAGACTCCAACGCGTCAGACTCCAACGCGCCAGACTCCACCGCCTCAGACTCCACCGCCTCAGACTCCACCGCTTCAGACTCCACTGCCTCAGACTCCAACGCGTCAGACTCCAACGCGCCAGACTCCAACGCGTCAGACTCCAACGCGTCAGACTCCACCGCTTCAGACTCCACCGCATCAGACTCCCCCGCGTCAGACTCCACCGCACCAGACTACACCGCGTCAGACTCCCCCGCGTCAGACTCCACCGCACCAGACTACACCGCGTCAGACTCCACCGCCTCAGACTCCACCGCCTCAGACTCCACCGCCTCAGACTCCACCGCGTCAGACTCCCCCGCGTCAGACTCCACCGCACCAGACTACACCGCGTCAGACTTCACCGCCTCAGACTACACCGCGTCAGACTTCACCGCCTCAGACTACACCGCGTCAGACTCCACCGCCTCAGACTCCAACACGTCAGACTCCACCGCTTCAGACTCCACCGCGTCAGACTCCCCCGCGTCAGACTCCACCGCCTCAGACTCCACCGCCTCAGACTCCACCGCCTCAGACTTCACCGCACCAGACTACACCGCGTCAGACTCCACCGCCTCAGACTCCACCGCGTCAGACTACACCGCGTCAGACTACACCGCGTCAGACTTCACCGCCTCAGACTACACTGCCTCAGACTCCACCGCCTCAGACTCCACCGCCTCAGACTACACCGCGTCAGACTCCACCGCTTCAGACTCCAACGCGTCAGACTCCACCGCCTCAGACTACATCGCCTCAGACTCCACCGCACCAGACTCCACCGCACCGGACTACACCGCCTCAGACTTCACCGCGTCAGACTCCACCGCTTCAGACTCCACCGCGTCAGACTACACCGCCTCAGACTCCACCTCGTCAGACTACACCGCCTCAGACTTCACCGCACCAGACTACACCGCGTCAGACTCCACCGCCTCAGACTCCAACGCGTCAGACTACACCGCCTCAGACTCCACCGCACCAGACTCCAACGCGCCATGTCGATACATCTGGACGACCAGCTGTCACATCGCTGTGTCAGCTGGTCGTCCTGATGTCACAGCGCTGTGTCAGCTGGTCGTCCTCAGGAAGTGAACCCGTGAACGTGTTAATCAGTTTAATCAGAGTGAGACTGAAGAGAATCAATCAGCTGACGCATCAGTCACACAccatgatgtcacttcctgtcactGCTGCTAGACCTCTGAATGCAGCTCAGTGTTGAGTTCACTGACACTCAGTTCAGTCTGATCTAACTGGTCCAGAGTTTCCAGACAGAGTGAGACGTCCCTCTGTAGTTCCTCCTATCTCTGTTTCCTCCTcaacaaacaggaagttcaAGATCTTCAGTAGAACCAACTTCCTCTTTGAGTAGGAACCAAAAAAACAGCTCAACATAGATCATTGCATTCGAGTAACaggacaaggtgcatacagaacaagaacaaattaaatatgtaaaattctacatgtaaataataatacatttaattaagggctatagggctgtatacctgtaattcatattaataataataataataatacatttaattaagggctatagggctgtatacctgtaattcatattcttctgtTATGATAAGAAGTttcaaagcatttttgtttttcatgactttaagggcttttatgtaagaaataaactcagaatgaaacattaaaccaggtttcactttcatatacttgggTTTGTGCAAATACATAtttccaagaatgagaatgttattcagCAGTAactcatctttgttattgtccatgacaaaaccatgaacaccatgaacaccataaacaccatggacaccatggacaccatgaacaccatgaacaccataaacaccatggacaccatgaacaccatgaacaccataaacaccatgaacaccataaacaccatgaacaccatgaacaccataaacaccataaacaccatgaacaccatgaacaccataaacaccataaacaccataaacaccatgaacaccataaacaccatgaacaccataaacaccatgaacaccataaacaccatgaacaccatgaacaccataaacaccatgaacaccataaacaccatgaacaccataaacaccatgaacaccatgaacaccatgaacaccataaacaccatgaacaccatgaacaccataaacaccatgaacaccataaacaccataaacaccatgaacaccatgaacaccatgaacaccataaacaccatgaacaccatgaacaccatgaacaccataaacaccatgaacaccataaacaccatgaacaccataaacaccatgaacaccataaacaccatgaacaccatgaacaccataaacaccataaacaccatgaacaccattaacaccatgaacaccataaacaatgtccttCTGAGAGAAGTTCTCCACATGAGAACCTTTAGATAAGGTCagtcatgtatatatatatatatatatatatatatatatatatatatgtatatgtatatcatatatatatatgaagccataaagctccagaatacaatgaaacaataaatgatcagtagtttcagtttcatcacaaaatacacacTTATTGCTTTCAATTCAAAATCATTGTTGCAACAAATCACTGGATGGATATAGatccatatatatatctatatctatatagatatagatagatatatctgTATAGATATATAATACACTCCGTTTAATATGTTAAAATGGATTTCTTTGCTTTGGGAGTTTTTGGGGTATTTTAGATATGTAGTTGGTAACATGTGAAGAGTTTCTTTCTGATAGATTTGTGACGTTGAGTTTCTGTCAGATACTCTACTCTACTATACTATAGTAGAGTATACTCTACTCTactagagtagagtagagtatactctactctactctactatactatagtagagtatactctactctactctactagagtagagtagagtagagtatagtacagtatagtagaGTAGAGTATACTCTACTATAGTAGAgtatactctactctactctggtAGTTCACTctagtagagtagagtagagtatagtacagtatagtagagtagagtagagtatactctactctactctactatactatagtagagtatactctactctactctagtagagtagagtagagtatagTAGAGTAGAGTATACTCTACTATAGTAGAgtatactctactctactctggtAGTTCACTctagtagagtagagtagagtatagtacagtatagtagagtatagaCTCTACTCTACtatagtagagtagagtagagtctatactctattctactctactaTACTATAGGTATGAGATGTTATTAAACACatttctaattgttttgtttgggaTTTTGATTTCACTAAAGTCTCTAAAGTCTCTAAAGTCTCTAAAgtctctgaagtctctgaagactctaaagtctctgaagactctaaagtctctaaagtctctgaagactctaaagactctaaagtctctgaagtctctgaagactctaaagactctaaagtctctgaagtctctgaagactctaaagactctaaagtctctgaagtctctgaagactctaaagactaaagtctctgaagtctctgaagactctaaagtctctgaagactctaaagtctctgaagactctaaagtctctaaagtctctgaagactctaaagactctaaagactctaaagtctctgaagtctctgaagactctaaagtctctgaagactctaaagtctctgaagactctaaagtctctaaagtctctgaagactctaaagtctctaaagtctctgaagactctaaagactctaaagtctctgaagtctctgaagactctaaagtctctgaagactctaaagtctctaaagtctctgaagactctaaagtctctgaagtctctgaagactctaaagactctgaagtctctgaagtctctgaagactctaaagtctctgaagactctaaagactctaaagtctctgaagtctctgaagactctaaagtctctgaagactctaaagtctctaaagtctctgaagtctctgaagactctaaagtctctgaagactctaaagactctaaagactctgaagtctctgaagtctctgaagactctaaagtctctgaagactctaaagactctaaagtctctgaagtctctgaagactctaaagtctctgaagactctaaagactctaaagtctctgaagtctctgaagactctaaagtctctgaagactctaaagactctaaagactctgaagtctctgaagtctctgaagactctaaagtctctgaagactctaaagtctctaaagtctctgaagtctctgaagactctaaagtctctgaagactctaaagactctaaagactctgaagtctctgaagtctctgaagactctaaagtctctgaagactctaaagactctaaagtctctgaagtctctgaaGACTCTAAAGTCTCTAAAGTCTCTGAAGACTCTAAAGTCTCTAAAGTCTCTGAAGACTCTAAAGTCTCTAAAGACTctgaagactctaaagactctgaagactctaaagtctctgaagactctaaagactctaaagtctctgaagtctctgaagactctaaagtctctaaagactctaaagactctaaagactctgaAGTCTCTGAAGACTCTAAAGTCTCTAAAGTCTCTGAAGACTCTGAAGTCTCTAAAGTCTctgaagactctaaagactctaaagtctctgaagtctctgaagactctaaagtctctaaagactctaaagactctaaagtctctgaagtctctgaagactctaaagtctctaaagactctaaagactctaaagactctgaagtctctgaagactctaaagtctctaaagtctctgaagactctaaagactctgaagactctaaagtctctgaagactctaaagactctaaagtctctgaagtctctgaagactctaaagtctctaaagactctaaagactctaaagactctgaagtctctgaagactctaaagactctaaagtctctaaagactctaaagactctgaagtctctgaagactctaaagactctaaagTCTCTAAAGTCTCTGAAGACTCTGCAGACAGTGAGTAGAGGTGTGTGAGTAGAGGTGTGTGAGTAGAGGTGTGTGAGTAGAggtgtgatggaggaggatctgttagctgttagctgctagctgttagctgttagctgttatcATCAGAACTCACCGGAGTTgatctgctgcagcagctggtcCAGAACACCCGCAGTCCGCAGagctcccaccaccaccagaaCAGAGTAGTCCGCCACCGAACCGGAGGAACCGGAGGAAGGACCAGAAGGACCAGAAGGACCAGAAGGACCAGAAGGACCAGAAGGACCAGAAGGACCGGGACCGCCGCCCAGCTGCtccgccatcatcatcatcatctgctgcttcttcttcttcttggttgTTAAAGCAGCTTAGAGGAGCAtcacctcctcctgctggactggaggggaacaggaggagcatcacctcctcctgctggactggaggggaacaggaggagcatcacctcctcctgctggactggaggggaacaggaggagcatcacctcctcctgctggacTGGAGGGGAACAGGAGACTGGCAGGAAAACAGATCTTAGTGATATTGATATTAGTatcaataataattattattattattgatactaataacaataataataactaactaaaataAAGTACTACTAATAACTAAGTTCTCTCCATTCTTCCTGTTGCccttttaagtatttattatttagcgAATGCAAAGTCCTGGAGCCAGGCCTCGGCCTCCTGGAGCCAGGCGGCGGCCTCCTGGAGCCAGGCCTCGGCCTCCTGGAGCCAGGCCTCGGCCTCCTGGAGCCAGGCCTCGGCCTCCTGGAGCCAGGCCTCGGCCTCCTGGAGCCAGGCCTCGGCCTCCTGGAGCCAGGCCTCGGCCTCCTGGAGCCAGGCCTCGGCCTCCTGGAGCCAGGCGGCGGCCTCCTGGAGCCAGGCCTCGGCCTCCTGGAGCCAGGCCTCGGCCTCCTGGAGCCAGGCGGCGGCCTCCTGGAGCCAGGCCTCGGCCTCCTGGAGCCAGGCCTCGGCCTCCTGGAGCCAGGCCTCGGCCTCCTGGAGCCAGGCCTCGGCCTCCTGGAGCCAGGCCTCGGCCTCCTGGAGCCAGGCCTCGGCCTCCTGGAGCCAGGCCTCGGCCTCCTGGAGCCAGGCGGCGGCCTCCTGGAGCCAGGCCTCGGCCTCCTGGAGCCAGGCCTCGGCCTCCTGGAGCCAGGCGGCGGCCTCCTGGAGCCAGGCCTCGGCCTCCTGGAGCCAGGCCTCGGCCTCCTGGAGCCAGGCGGTGGCCTCCTGGAGCCAGGCGGCGGCCTCCTGGAGCCAGGCCTCGGCCTCCTGGAGCCAGGCGGCGGCCTCCTGGAGCCAGGCCTCGGCCTCCTGGAGCCAGGCCTCGGCCTCCTGGAGCCAGGCCTCGGCCTCCTGGAGCCAGGCGGTGGCCTCCTGGAGCCAGGCGGTGGCCTCCTGGAGCCAGGCGGCGGCCTCCTGGAGCCAGGCCTCGGCCTCCTGGAGCCAGGCCTCGGCCTCCTGGAGCCAGGCGGTGGCCTCCTGGAGCCAGGCGGCGGCCTCCTGGAGCCAggaagaaattaggcttttctTTGGTGAATTTACATTTGTGAATATGGAAATTCCTACAGTAGTGTGAGCCCGTGAACGCAGCAGCAGCGTCATCACGTGgtccaacatggcggccgggcgCTGCGGGTTCTTCCTCCTGAAGAAGAAACGATTCTGCAAAATGACCCCGAAGACCGGAAACGCGTTCTGCGGCGAGCACGCGACCATGGTGAGTTCAGGGACCCGTGGTGCGTTCAGGGACCCGTGGTGCGTTCAGGGACCCGTGGTGAGTTCAGGGACCCGTGGTGCGTTCAGGGATCCGTGGTGCGTTCAGGGATCCGTGGTGAGTTCAGGGACACAGACAGCCTACTGCAGGAAGATCACCTGTTCATCAGACACACCGGCCGTTCTCCTCACCCAGAGAATTACACATCTATCATCAATAACTGCAGTTACACTTCCTGATGTATAATTATCATGTTTGATCACTGATCAATAATACATGAAGacactacaagtactacaactactaccactactgcagtactacaagtactacaactactaccactactgcagtactacaagtactacaactactaccactactgcagtactacaagtactacaactactaccactactgcagtactacaagtactacaactactaccactactgcagtactacaagtactacaactactaccactactgcagtactacagtactacaactactaccactactgcagtactacaagtactaccactactacagtactacaagtactacaagtactacaactactaccactactgcagtactacaagtactacaactactaccactactgcagtactacaagtactaccactactacagtactacaagtactacaagtactacaactactgcagtactacaagtactacaagtactacaactactaccactactgcagtactacaagtactaccactactacagtactacaagtactacaactactaccactactacagtactacaagtactacaactactaccactactgcagtactacaagtactacaactactaccactactgcagtactacaagtactacaactactaccactactacagtactacaagtactacaactactaccactactgcagtactacaagtactaccactactacagtactacaagtactacaagtactacaactactaccactactgcagtactacaagtactaccactactacagtactacaagtactacaagtactacaactactaccactactacagtactacaagtactacaactactaccactactgcagtactacaagtactaccactactacagtactacaaatactacaactactaccactactaccactactacagtactacagtactacagtactacaactactaccactactgcagtactacaagtactacaactactaccactactgcagtactacaagtactacaactactaccactactgcagtactacaagtactaccactactacagtactacaagtactacaactactaccactactaccactactacagtactacagtactacagtactacaactactaccactactgcagtactacaagtactacaactactaccactactgcagtactacaagtactaccactactacagtactacaagtactacaactactaccactactaccactactacagtactacagtactacagtactacaactactaccactactgcagtactacaagtactacaactactaccactactgcagtactacagtactacaactactaccactactgcagtactacagtactacaagtactacaactactaccactactgcagtactacagtactacaa of the Sebastes umbrosus isolate fSebUmb1 unplaced genomic scaffold, fSebUmb1.pri scaffold_76_arrow_ctg1, whole genome shotgun sequence genome contains:
- the LOC119484460 gene encoding basic proline-rich protein-like, which encodes MLDHVMTRPPPGSRRPPPGSRRPRPGSRRPRPGSRRPPPGSRRPPPGSRRPPPGSRRPRPGSRRPRPGSRRPRPGSRRPPPGSRRPRPGSRRPPPGSRRPPPGSRRPRPGSRRPRPGSRRPPPGSRRPRPGSRRPRPGSRRPPPGSRRPRPGSRRPRPGSRRPRPGSRRPRPGSRRPRPGSRRPRPGSRRPRPGSRRPPPGSRRPRPGSRRPRPGSRRPPPGSRRPRPGSRRPRPGSRRPRPGSRRPRPGSRRPRPGSRRPRPGSRRPRPGSRRPPPGSRRPRPGSRTLHSLNNKYLKGQQEEWRELSY